The Mycolicibacterium mageritense genome contains a region encoding:
- a CDS encoding ExeA family protein, which produces MPFGRDLAPSMLHRHPGHSEAIARIGWCVDQCAIGVITGEVGAGKTVAIRAAATSLDPARHVIIYLANPTIGVRGMLTHIVATLGHTPAFHTARLAPQAADALAAEHAERGRNPVLVVDEAHLLDNHQLEAIRLLTNHDMDSGSPFAVVLVGQPTLRHRLRLGVLAALDQRVAVRYTLPGMTAADTADYIGHHTKIAGRSDALFADDAMTLIHNASRGHPRAVNNLALHALTAAFAAGHSIVGEKAARIAISETATD; this is translated from the coding sequence ATGCCGTTCGGCCGGGATCTGGCCCCGTCGATGCTGCACCGCCACCCCGGCCACAGCGAAGCGATCGCCCGGATCGGCTGGTGTGTGGACCAATGCGCCATCGGGGTCATCACCGGCGAAGTCGGCGCCGGCAAAACCGTCGCGATCCGCGCGGCGGCCACCTCCTTGGATCCGGCGCGGCACGTCATCATCTACCTCGCCAACCCCACCATCGGAGTCCGCGGCATGCTTACCCACATCGTGGCCACCCTCGGGCACACCCCGGCGTTTCACACCGCCCGGCTGGCTCCCCAGGCCGCCGACGCCTTGGCCGCCGAGCACGCCGAACGGGGCCGCAACCCCGTCCTCGTCGTCGATGAAGCCCACCTGCTCGACAATCATCAACTCGAAGCGATCCGGCTGCTCACCAACCACGACATGGACAGTGGTTCCCCGTTCGCCGTCGTCCTGGTCGGGCAACCCACCCTGCGGCACCGACTGCGCCTGGGGGTGCTGGCCGCGTTAGATCAGCGCGTCGCCGTGCGCTACACCCTGCCCGGCATGACCGCGGCCGACACCGCCGACTACATCGGGCATCACACCAAGATCGCCGGCCGCTCCGATGCGCTGTTCGCCGATGACGCGATGACGCTGATCCACAACGCCTCCCGTGGACATCCGCGCGCGGTCAACAACCTCGCCCTACACGCGCTCACGGCCGCGTTCGCCGCCGGGCATTCCATCGTCGGGGAGAAAGCCGCCCGCATCGCCATCAGCGAAACAGCAACCGACTGA